The Diaphorobacter ruginosibacter genome contains a region encoding:
- a CDS encoding LysR family transcriptional regulator — MNISPRQLRMFLALAESLNFSKTAEQLFITQPSLSKAIRDLEESLAVTLFERTTRSVQLTESGRQLAALARTVVGEYDAGLRHMRNAAEREAQQLRIASLPSLANVMLPQVCARLEARHKAPRITIHDCTNNACIERVMNYQVDFALASVAPSHPELRYEEVLRDRFVLLSCGAWRRRVADEVMLEDLLKLPVISMTDASTAMRYISAALLQRGVEFRPKMQLDQVGTIAGFLKQGLGVAVLPYLGMMPMVHLGGMKISAIADGPLRSVGVVSRRQGSASSIAEAAMREIRQVASELMEAHTHWLLPAHS; from the coding sequence ATGAATATTTCCCCACGCCAGCTGCGCATGTTCCTCGCGCTCGCCGAGTCGCTCAACTTCAGCAAGACCGCCGAGCAGCTGTTCATCACCCAGCCCTCGCTGAGCAAGGCGATCCGGGACCTGGAGGAGTCGCTGGCCGTCACGCTGTTCGAGCGCACAACGCGCAGCGTACAGCTTACGGAAAGCGGCCGGCAGCTGGCGGCCCTCGCGCGGACCGTGGTCGGGGAATACGATGCGGGCCTCAGGCACATGCGCAACGCCGCCGAACGCGAGGCCCAGCAACTACGCATCGCCTCGCTGCCGTCGCTCGCCAACGTGATGCTGCCGCAGGTCTGCGCGCGCCTGGAGGCTAGGCACAAGGCGCCGCGCATCACGATCCACGATTGCACCAACAACGCGTGCATCGAGCGTGTGATGAACTACCAGGTGGATTTCGCGCTGGCATCCGTCGCGCCATCGCATCCCGAACTCAGGTATGAGGAGGTACTGCGCGACCGGTTCGTGCTGCTGTCCTGCGGCGCCTGGCGCCGGCGTGTCGCCGACGAGGTCATGCTCGAGGACCTGCTGAAGCTGCCGGTGATCAGCATGACGGACGCGAGCACCGCCATGCGCTACATCAGCGCCGCGCTGCTGCAGCGTGGCGTGGAATTCCGCCCGAAGATGCAGCTCGACCAGGTGGGCACGATCGCCGGCTTCCTGAAGCAGGGGCTCGGCGTCGCGGTGCTGCCCTACCTGGGCATGATGCCCATGGTGCATCTCGGGGGCATGAAGATCTCGGCCATCGCCGACGGACCGCTGCGGTCAGTGGGCGTGGTCAGCCGCCGCCAGGGCTCGGCCTCATCGATCGCGGAGGCCGCGATGCGAGAGATTCGCCAGGTCGCCAGCGAACTCATGGAAGCGCACACCCATTGGCTGCTGCCTGCACACAGCTAG